A genomic region of Xyrauchen texanus isolate HMW12.3.18 chromosome 29, RBS_HiC_50CHRs, whole genome shotgun sequence contains the following coding sequences:
- the LOC127623042 gene encoding uncharacterized protein LOC127623042, protein MDSDYLYLIVLGHVHQHGAFAENVWTNTLQIMYELNVKNHTRMSYVYFFKLKIFVAAEEQLNIIGAWFISANFTEVDILNEPTVPGLNILLPYVTVSGGAVKALICSFLRHTDYLTMPSSICVCNTMRCKCVLSLHRSLCMISPINGDRGTSCDEFEQFIHIWMCSQDQQRALNKMDKIRFRLYLLTCMWDQKEISPLQWQIYTQLFNRGLFHQWIVRVLLMSVSMFFIGQPAVLTYISYKQIFVSIHRVRNSNLSFLLFFTISWYSLSSLTVSGQSTGCSNKPHHTEFGLTFVLCISCVVRKTIVVLLAFKATLPVRNVRKSCMPLPPKLSVPAFTLTQIFVRVFWFSIQSPSSHMMDFLELEM, encoded by the exons ATGGACAGTGACTACTTGTATCTCATTGTTCTGGGGCATGTCCATCAACATGGAGCATTTGCTGAAAATGTCTGGACAAATACACTCCAAATAATGTATGAACTCAATGTTAAAAATCACACAAGAATGAGCTATGTGTACTtcttcaaattaaaaatatttgtggCAGCAGAGGAGCAGCTAAATATCATTGGGGCCTGGTTTATATCAGCAAACTTCACTGAGGTAGACATTCTGAATGAGCCTACTGTCCCCGGACTGAATATTTTATTACCATATGTGACAGTGTCAGGGGGGGCTGTAAAAGCTCTCATCTGTTCCTTCCTAAGGCATACAGATTACTTGACCATGCCTTCCTCAATCTGTGTTTGTAATACTATGAGATGCAAGTGTGTACTGTCACTCCACAGATCTCTGTGCATGATCTCCCCTATAAATGGTGACAGAGGCACTAGCTGTGATGAATTTGAACAG TTTATACACATATGGATGTGTTCACAGGACCAACAAAGAGCGTTAAACAAAATGGATAAAATTAGATTCAGATTATATTTGCTCACCTGCATGTGGGACCAAAAAG AAATCAGTCCACTACAATGGCAGATCTACACTCAACTATTCAACAGAGGCCTGTTTCATCAGTGGATTGTGAGAGTGCTGCTAATGTCTGTTTCTATGTTTTTCATTGGTCAGCCAGCAGTTCTGACATATATAAGCTATAAGCAAATATTTGTTTCTATCCACAGAGTCAGAAACTCAAATCTAagttttctattgttttttacAATCTCATGGTACTCTTTGAGTTCACTTACTGTTAGTGGGCAATCAACTGGATGTTCGAACAAACCTCACCACACAGAGTTTGGGCTCACTTTTGTCCTCTGTATCTCCTGTGTTGTGAGGAAAACAATAGTGGTATTATTGGCCTTCAAGGCTACACTTCCAGTCAGAAATGTAAGGAAAAGTTGTATGCCATTGCCACCAAAACTCAGTGTTCCTGCCTTTACTCTTACACAGATCTTTGTCcgtgtgttttggttttcaatACAATCcccttcatctcacatga
- the LOC127623043 gene encoding extracellular calcium-sensing receptor-like — protein MLIVEQLLLMSVLIRAEQPVCKRQGNAQLSEFSKDGDLKIGGIFTFYTGYNGVIPQFNRLPPLLKCKDINYRELKFAYTMIFAIEEINKNPSILPNHTVGYEIFNACGFSNILQSALTLYNGQAAFIDERNCTKANSVQAIIGHSGSTPTIGIARITGRFHIPTISHFATCACLSNRKEFPSFFRTIPSDYYQSRALAQLVKHFGWTWVGALSNDNDYGKNGIATFIKAAQEEGICIEYSEAFESTGSKTSLTKILDIIRSSTSKVIMAFMSHREIKILVDELYRQNITGMQWIGSDAWITDDSLEDSLGHTLLIGSIGFTVRNAQIPGLGPFLQEVNPSQFPNSMFLKKFWGSVFECSFSPNKTQRKCNGSEHLKYVKHPFTDVSDLRFTNNVFKAVYAVAHALHNLLSCKQQEGPFTNATCAQPSTVQPWQVLQYLQNVNFSINGGETLFFDSNGDSPARYELVNLQKVRKGTMELATIGYYDATQHRGQEFTINNVEIIWGGGYMSVPVSLCSESCPLGTRKAVLKGRPICCYDCIPCPPGEISNATDSSDCLKCPFGYWSNNRGDECIIKTVEFLSFTEMMGIILMMFGLLGAFLTVFVFVVFFHYRDTPIVKANNSELSFLLLFSLTLCFLCSLTFIGRPTEWSCMLRHTAFGITFVLCLSCVLGKTIVVLMAFKATLPGTKVMKWFGPPQQRLSVLAFTLVQVIICVLWLTISPPIPYMNINSNREKNILECHLGSAVGFWAVLGYIGLLAILCFILAFLARKLPDNFNEAKFITFSMLIFCAVWTAFIPAYVSTPGKFTVAVEIFAILASSYSLLICIFFPKCFVILLRPDANTKNNLLRKVPH, from the exons ATGTTGATTGTGGAGCAGCTACTGCTCATGTCAGTGCTGATCAGAGCAGAGCAGCCAGTTTGTAAGCGACAGGGCAATGCACAGCTCTCCGAATTCTCTAAAGATGGAGACCTTAAAATTGGCGGCATCTTCACTTTCTACACTGGGTATAATGGGGTAATTCCACAGTTTAACCGCTTACCTCCTCTACTAAAGTGCAAGGA TATAAATTACAGGGAACTTAAATTTGCCTACACCATGATCTTCGCAatagaagaaataaataaaaacccaaGTATCCTCCCGAACCACACGGTGGGGTATGAAATCTTTAATGCATGTGGATTCTCTAATATCCTTCAGTCTGCACTTACATTGTACAATGGACAAGCAGCTTTCATTGATGAAAGAAACTGCACTAAGGCCAATTCTGTGCAGGCTATAATAGGCCATTCAGGATCCACTCCAACCATTGGGATTGCAAGAATAACTGGCAGATTTCACATACCCACG ATCAGTCATTTTGCTACCTGTGCTTGCTTGAGCAACAGAAAAGAGTTTCCTTCCTTCTTCAGAACTATTCCCAGTGATTATTACCAGAGCAGAGCACTGGCCCAGCTGGTGAAGCATTTTGGCTGGACTTGGGTGGGTGCATTAAGCAATGACAATGATTATGGTAAAAATGGCATTGCAACATTCATTAAAGCCGCTCAAGAGGAGGGCATATGTATTGAGTACTCAGAGGCATTTGAAAGCACAGGATCCAAAACATCACTGACAAAAATTTTAGACATTATCAGAAGCTCCACATCTAAGGTAATAATGGCCTTCATGTCACACAGAGAGATCAAAATACTGGTGGATGAGTTATACAGGCAAAATATTACAGGAATGCAGTGGATTGGAAGTGATGCCTGGATCACAGATGACTCTCTTGAAGATAGCCTGGGCCACACATTGCTAATTGGATCTATAGGATTCACTGTTCGCAATGCTCAGATCCCCGGACTAGGCCCTTTTCTACAGGAAGTCAACCCATCTCAATTTCCTAACAGCATGTTTCTTAAAAAATTCTGGGGAAGTGTGTTTGAATGCTCTTTTAGCCCAAATAAAACACAAAGGAAATGTAATGGCTCTGAGCACTTAAAATATGTCAAACATCCTTTCACTGATGTGTCTGATCTTAGATTTACTAACAATGTCTTCAAAGCTGTGTATGCAGTTGCTCATGCACTGCACAACTTACTCTCATGCAAGCAACAAGAAGGGCCCTTTACTAATGCCACCTGTGCCCAACCATCAACAGTACAACCCTGGCAG GTTTTACAATATCTGCAAAATGTGAATTTCAGTATCAATGGTGGAGAAACATTGTTTTTCGACAGCAATGGAGACTCTCCTGCAAGATATGAATTGGTAAACTTACAAAAGGTCAGAAAAGGTACAATGGAGTTGGCCACAATTGGCTACTATGATGCAACCCAGCACCGAGGCCAAGAGTTTACCATAAACAATGTCGAAATCATCTGGGGAGGAGGCTATATGAGT GTTCCTGTATCCTTGTGCAGTGAGAGCTGTCCCCTGGGCACTAGAAAAGCTGTGTTGAAAGGAAGACCCATCTGCTGTTATGACTGTATTCCATGTCCTCCAGGAGAGATTAGCAATGCAACAG ATTCATCTGACTGTTTGAAGTGCCCTTTTGGATACTGGTCCAACAACAGAGGTGATGAGTGTATCATAAAGACAGTGGAATTCCTATCATTCACAGAAATGATGGGTATCATTTTGATGATGTTTGGTTTACTTGGGGCATTTTTAACTGTGTTTGTATTTGTAGTTTTCTTTCACTACAGAGATACTCCCATAGTAAAAGCCAACAACTCAGAGTTGAGCTTCCTGCTGCTCTTCTCACTGACTCTGTGTTTTCTCTGTTCACTTACTTTCATTGGTCGGCCCACTGAGTGGTCCTGTATGTTACGTCACACAGCATTTGGGATCACTTTTGTCCTCTGTCTCTCCTGTGTTCTGGGGAAAACAATAGTGGTGTTAATGGCCTTCAAGGCTACACTTCCAGGCACTAAAGTCATGAAATGGTTTGGCCCTCCTCAACAGAGACTCAGTGTTCTTGCTTTCACACTTGTACAGGTAATTATCTGTGTACTTTGGCTGACAATATCCCCACCTATTCCATATATGAACATAAACTCCAATAGAGAAAAAAATATCCTTGAATGTCATTTAGGCTCAGCTGTTGGTTTTTGGGCTGTGTTGGGTTACATTGGCCTACTGGCCATCTTGTGCTTCATTCTAGCTTTTCTGGCTCGAAAACTGCCTGATAACTTCAATGAAGCTAAATTCATCACATTCAGTATGCTTATATTTTGTGCTGTATGGACTGCCTTTATCCCAGCTTATGTAAGCACACCTGGAAAGTTTACAGTTGCTGTGGAGATATTTGCCATCTTAGCTTCCAGTTATAGCTTACTGATTTGTATTTtctttccaaaatgttttgtcaTCCTTTTAAGGCCAGATGCAAacaccaaaaataatttactaagAAAAGTGCCACATTAA